A genome region from Trachemys scripta elegans isolate TJP31775 chromosome 2, CAS_Tse_1.0, whole genome shotgun sequence includes the following:
- the LOC117872563 gene encoding general transcription factor II-I repeat domain-containing protein 2A-like: MAKRKIDSENRGFQSRWENEYMFTEIAGKPVCLLCGSNIAVMKEYNLRRHYETKHENKFKNLSAGQKLQKVEELKKNLTSQQTFFTKAKSQSEAAVKASFIVAEEIAKSGRPFTEGEFVKNCMMKVCDVLCPDKTRAFANVSLSRNTVANQVCEMATDLKTQLIERAKDFVAYSLAVDETTDATDTAQLAIFIRGVYSNLCVTEEILDIKSMHGTTKGEDIFGNVFQSVTDMKLPWEKLVGLTTDGAPAMCGEKNGLVGRMRSKMREENCAGELTVYHCIIHQESLSAKVLKMDHVMNTVTQTVNFIRAHGLNHRQFQSFLREIDSEFGDMPYHTEVRWLSRGKVLKRHFELREEICQFMDSKGKDCTVLRDEKWKCELAFLADITSHLSALNLQLQGREHIITDMHDAVKAFQVKLRLWETQMHQCNLSHFPCCQVIRNQESATVFPNATFAEKLSALRTEFARRFSDFEAQKSNFELLRNPFAVDVETAPVEMQMELIELQCNGTLKAKYDTAGPAQFTRFIPEAMPQLRQHAARILSMFGSTYLCEQLFSVMKINKTSHRSRLTDEHLQSILRIFTTQNLTPNINELVAKKRLQVSGSD; encoded by the coding sequence ATGGCCAAGAGAAAAATTGATTCTGAAAACCGAGGCTTTCAAAGCCGGTGGGAGAATGAGTATATGTTTACTGAAATTGCAGGTAAACCAGTGTGTCTCCTTTGCGGGAGTAATATCGCTGTAATGAAGGAGTATAACCTAAGACGGCACTACGAGACGAAACATGAGAACAAATTCAAAAACCTGAGCGCAGGACAGAAGCTACAAAAGGTAGAGGAGTTGAAGAAGAATTTGACATCCCAGCAGACGTTTTTCACCAAAGCAAAATCACAAAGTGAAGCTGCTGTGAAAGCAAGTTTCATTGTGGCCGAAGAGATCGCCAAATCAGGACGGCCGTTTACCGAGGGGGAATTCGTAAAGAATTGTATGATGAAAGTGTGCGACGTCCTTTGTCCAGATAAAACGCGAGCGTTTGCAAATGTAAGCCTCAGCAGAAACACTGTTGCTAATCAGGTTTGTGAGATGGCGACTGATTTGAAAACACAGTTGATTGAAAGAGCAAAAGATTTTGTTGCATACTCCCTTGCCGTGGATGAAACTACTGACGCGACTGACACTGCACAGCTGGCGATATTTATCCGTGGTGTGTATTCCAATTTGTGCGTAACAGAGGAAATACTGGACATTAAATCGATGCACGGGACAACGAAAGGAGAAGAcatctttggaaatgtatttcaaagtgtAACCGACATGAAACTGCCGTGGGAAAAACTCGTTGGACTTACAACAGATGGCGCACCTGCTatgtgtggtgaaaaaaatggaCTGGTGGGAAGGATGCGCTCAAAGATGCGGGAGGAGAACTGTGCCGGTGAGTTGACAGTGTATCACTGCATCATACACCAGGAATCGCTGAGTGCTAAAGTCCTaaaaatggatcatgtgatgaacACTGTAACACAAACCGTCAACTTTATCAGAGCCCACGGTTTAAATCACCGCCAATTCCAGTCTTTTCTGCGGGAAATAGATAGCGAGTTTGGCGATATGCCATATCATACGGAGGTCCGGTGGCTAAGTCGGGGAAAAGTTCTCAAAAGACACTTTGAGCTGCGAGAGGAAATCTGCCAGTTCATGGACAGTAAGGGGAAAGACTGCACAGTTCTGCGGGATGAAAAGTGGAAATGTGAGTTGGCGTTCCTGGCTGACATAACGTCGCATCTTAGCGCTTTAAACCTTCAACTCCAGGGACGGGAGCACATAATAACCGATATGCATGATGCAGTGAAGGCATTTCAAGTGAAGCTGCGCTTATGGGAGACACAAATGCACCAATGCAACCTGTCTCACTTTCCCTGTTGCCAAGTAATACGGAACCAAGAAAGTGCCACAGTTTTCCCAAATGCCACCTTTGCTGAAAAACTCAGCGCGCTGCGCACTGAGTTCGCACGGCGCTTCAGTGactttgaggcacagaaaagtaactTCGAGCTGCTTCGCAACCCATTTGCAGTCGATGTGGAAACCGCACCTGTAGAAATGCAGATGGAGCTGATAGAACTGCAATGTAACGGGACACTGAAGGCAAAGTACGACACTGCGGGGCCAGCACAGTTCACTCGCTTCATTCCTGAAGCGATGCCGCAGCTCCGCCAACATGCGGCTCGAATCCTGTCCATGTTTGGCAGCACATATCTGTGCGAGCAGCTGTTCTCTgtgatgaaaattaacaaaacGTCACACAGGAGTCGCCTCACTGATGAACACCTGCAATCGATCCTGAGAATCTTCACAACACAGAACCTAACCCCAAACATAAACGAACTTGTTGCAAAGAAAAGACTCCAAGTATCAGGCTCTGACTAA